A segment of the Candida albicans SC5314 chromosome 2, complete sequence genome:
GTTACGACCAATCTAATTCTTGTTGAGTTTCAGTCTCGTAGATGACTGATAAATCGATAAAACCCTGTTCAGGCGGTCAATTAGTCAAGAAATAACGGATAAAAGAGAGGAATACTTTCTGTGATTGGGTACCATATACTGTTCTATAACCAGGAGGGGAAAAACTGTAAAATTTCTCctcaatttgttgaattgcTTGCAGTACCACTATTATGCATCTATAACACATAAACTTCATGCATTTCAAATTACATAGATCAGGCACCTGAATTACTTTTACTTGCATGGCCGCATATCCTAAAACTGACCAggagaataaaaaaaagctaTAGTCAAAACTGTCGAGCTAGACCGAACTGAAGTGtttatcaatattgaaAGACCAATTCATAGAGTATCAGTTACACCAAGAAGCAACTAAAACCAATATTCATTGTAAAACTTCTGTGCAATTTCGCACGACCGTATCAGCATACAAAATAACTCCTGCGTATCAAAGATTGACTATTCCAAGCTTTTGGCGTAATCGCACTGAACTCGTCTGATGTCGTTTCGCATTGACCCGTCAACATAAGGAGTTTTCTTTAGAAACTCATTCACAACCAAATGCGGGTGGGAAATTCGGTGGTACGCTCCATCCTTTACAGATTTGCTCCTGAGAGCTTCTTCCTTAGCGTGAAAGCGCATGGGCGGCGTTACAAGAAATATACACGGAGTTTTAAGGCTGTAGAAGGTCTGCTTCGTATGGGAATGGCGCCGTGGATGGTTGGCTGTGAGTAATTCTTTACTACAAGCTGTTTAGTGCAATATGCGAACTTGAAGTCACCTTCAAGCACCCGATACCGATCACCGACTTGAGACAggttttagttttttttggtaaaaTCGGTACAGCAAATTTAATGAAGAAGCTGGTGTTTGgtttctcttcttttttttctttgaatgTTTTTTTGAACACCGGTTCGAGTTTTGAAAGATTgggggaaaaaaaaagggagtaaaaaaaatagttgtCATTGAAAACGAAAAGAAAATCCCATTACAAGTAGATTCTGGGGAACAGGATTTTCATATCacaacaaatcaatgatttttgCAAGTATACGACGAATTTTCCAATCATTTCgaactgaagaagaagagcGATTGTATTCTCGAGCAGCATTCTTCAACTTGCTAGGGTTTCTTGGTTCTTGTGTATTGTTTTCCTTTGTCGCCCAGCGATTGTCACGTCACCCACGAGAATTAGCTCACATTGCCAGAGCAGATGCATTAATTAGAGCAATTAGGTCATAATGAATGTCTGGCGAGGTCACTGGAATCAATAGAGTAACGTGTAAAGAATagattttatattttggcttgaaaactaaaacaaaGAATAGAAAGTATTAAAAAACTAGTTAATATACAAATAgtaatgaaacaaaaacgTTATCTGAaattatttacaaattagaaaaataaataccAAGTAGTATGATGTCTATGAAAATTATAATCCTTTCCCTCTGATCAAAACTTCTTTGCACATTTCGTATGCTGTCCACGATATAGCTGTACTTGGAATATTAAATATGACTCTAGGCTTTAAACCTTTCCAAAAAGCCTTTGCACCTTCTTGTTTCAATAAGGCGACAGCAGCGGATTTGAAACCCGTGACATGCCTAAAATTCTGGTTTTGTGATATTCCTTTTGTTTGTAAAACAGTCTTGATACAATCAAACGGCGTAGTTAATGCTGCAGCTATACCACCAGCAATCCCACCACTAACACAATGCAAGTATGGATTGTAAACATGAGATGGGTTCAATAATGACGATGAGTACTCGTAGAATCCAAAATTCAACGCAGCAAATGGAATATTAGTCAAAAGGGTGGTTGGATATGAAATATAAAACGCACTTAACCCTTCCGCTTTATAGATATCTGATGCTAATTTGAACAATCTCACTGATGTTGATTTACCATCCTGATAGGCAGCATTTGCTTGCATTCTTTGTTTTAACATATCAAATGGGGTCATCAAAGCATCTGACGCGGTGGTACCCGTTATACCAGCGCAACTTGCAATAAGAGGATGGTTTTCATCAGTAACAA
Coding sequences within it:
- a CDS encoding uncharacterized protein (Protein of unknown function; Spider biofilm induced), with translation MIFASIRRIFQSFRTEEEERLYSRAAFFNLLGFLGSCVLFSFVAQRLSRHPRELAHIARADALIRAIRS
- the MRS4 gene encoding Fe(2+) transporter (Mitochondrial carrier family member, involved in iron homeostasis; putative membrane transporter localized to the mitochondrial membrane; transcription under control of Atf2p; regulated by Sef1p, Sfu1p, and Hap43p), yielding MEHQLQFLPKDSVEIDYEALPDDASLAAHLTAGALAGIMEHTVMFPIDSIKTRMQMNLSNSEISRGLLKSLSKISSTEGFYALWKGVSSVVLGAGPAHAIYFSVFESTKTFLVNRLTNSPHSNRIVTDENHPLIASCAGITGTTASDALMTPFDMLKQRMQANAAYQDGKSTSVRLFKLASDIYKAEGLSAFYISYPTTLLTNIPFAALNFGFYEYSSSLLNPSHVYNPYLHCVSGGIAGGIAAALTTPFDCIKTVLQTKGISQNQNFRHVTGFKSAAVALLKQEGAKAFWKGLKPRVIFNIPSTAISWTAYEMCKEVLIRGKGL